A window of Gemmatimonas sp. genomic DNA:
AGTCCGGCGCCACCGGTGGCACGAGCGCCGAGATGCACGAGGTGCCAATCGGTGGGCAGGCCGTCGTTGGTGGCCGAGTACTGCGCCATCGGGCTGACGACGATCCGGTTCGGCACCGTGACGCCGCGCATCGTGAACGGCGTGAAGATCGCCGGCGGTGCGGTGGCATCGGGCGCGACCGTCAGCCCAGACTGCTGCGCGAACCATCGTTCGAAGGCGCCCACGTACGCCGCGTCGCGCACGCGCAGGTTCTCATGCGAGATGCGCTGCGAGCGCGTGAGCAGCGAGTAGGCAAACTGCTCGGGGGCCAGCGTGGCGTAACGGTCGACATGTTCGAACCACTCGGTGGAGTTGCGCGCCGCGTTCTGCAGCTTGAGCACTTCCACGCTCCGTTCGGCCTGGTAGCGCGCCAGCGCCGCCGCGATGTCGCCCGGATGGGCCGCCAGCTGCGTGTCGAGCGCAATGGCGTCTTCGAGGGCGAGCTTGCTGCCGGAGCCGATGCTGAAGTGCGCCGTGTGCGCCGAGTCGCCCAACAGGACGAGCGAAATGCGGCGCGTGCTGGTGTCGCCGCGGTCATCACGCGGGATATCGAGCCAGTGGACCCATTCGGCGCAGGTCACGCGGGGGAACCGGATCCACTGCGCCGAGCCACGGAGATGCGCTGCGTTGCTCACGAGTGGTGCTCCCTGCAACGTGTCGGCGAAAAGCGATTCGCAGAACGCGATCGATTCGGCGTCCGTCATATCGGCGACACCGGCCTGCTCCCATACATCGTGCGGTGTCTCCACGATGAAGGTGCTCATCTCGCCATCGAACTGATACGCGTGGGCCTGAAACCAGCCGTGGGCGGTCTCCGTGAAGGCAAACGTGAAGGCGTCGAACCGTCTGGGCGTGCCGAGCCACACGTAGCGGCAGCGGCGCAAATCGATCTCAGGCCGGAAGCCGTCTGCGAATCGCTTGCGCAGGCGGCTCTTGATGCCGTCTGAGACGATCACGAGATCCGCCTTGGCTTCGGCAGCGAGCGCCTCCAGCTGGTCGGGCTGAAGTTCCTGCTGAAAGTGGAGGGCGACGCCCACGTCGCGGCAACGCTGCTGCAAGATGGCCAGGAGCCGCTTGCGCCCCACGCCACTGAAGCCGTGCCCGCCCGAACGCAGGGAGCGGCCGGCAAAGCGGACGTCGATGTCATCCCAACGGTGGAGCGCCTCGCTGATCGCGGCGCCACTCTCCGGATCGGCCGCGCGCAGGTTGGCGACCGTCTGGTCGGAGAGCACGACGCCCCAGCCGAACGTGTCGTCGGGACGATTGCGCTCGATCACCGTGATCTCGGCCTTCGGATCGCGCCGCTTCATGAGCAGCGCGGCATAGAGCCCGCCTGGACCACCACCAACGACGACGACGTTCACCGCATTCGCTCCGTAATGAGGATACCCCTCGACGCTACGATCAATTACTTCAAATATCAAGGAATTGGGTGCCACCGGGCTGTTGCGGCCTCTTGGCGGTGCGTTAAGGCCGGGAGATCGTCACGCGAAGAATACGGTCGAGCTTGGGGAATTCGCGATCCATGTACGCATTGCCGCCGCGCTCGAGCGGTCCCTGCTTGCCCTGTCGCACGCCGCTGCCGGAGTCTTCGCCGTAGCCGCTGTACAGGCTGTCGAGCACCGACATGCCTTCCACGACGGTGCCGAGCACCGTGAACG
This region includes:
- a CDS encoding bifunctional salicylyl-CoA 5-hydroxylase/oxidoreductase; protein product: MNVVVVGGGPGGLYAALLMKRRDPKAEITVIERNRPDDTFGWGVVLSDQTVANLRAADPESGAAISEALHRWDDIDVRFAGRSLRSGGHGFSGVGRKRLLAILQQRCRDVGVALHFQQELQPDQLEALAAEAKADLVIVSDGIKSRLRKRFADGFRPEIDLRRCRYVWLGTPRRFDAFTFAFTETAHGWFQAHAYQFDGEMSTFIVETPHDVWEQAGVADMTDAESIAFCESLFADTLQGAPLVSNAAHLRGSAQWIRFPRVTCAEWVHWLDIPRDDRGDTSTRRISLVLLGDSAHTAHFSIGSGSKLALEDAIALDTQLAAHPGDIAAALARYQAERSVEVLKLQNAARNSTEWFEHVDRYATLAPEQFAYSLLTRSQRISHENLRVRDAAYVGAFERWFAQQSGLTVAPDATAPPAIFTPFTMRGVTVPNRIVVSPMAQYSATNDGLPTDWHLVHLGARATGGAGLVMTEMTCVAPDARISPVCPGMWNDDQRDIWARIVRFVHEHTPAKIGLQLGHAGAKGATKTMWDGIDQPLEHGAWPLIAASELQYLDGISQTAREMTRDDMLRVTGEFVQAAQRGVAAGFDWLELHFAHGYLMSGFLSPLTNRRTDAYGGDLAGRAKFPREVFTAVRAVWPANLPISVRISAHDWATGGNTDDDAVAIATLFRDAGADMIDVSAGQVVKRERPVYGRMWQTPFADRVRQEAGIATIAVGAITDADQANGIIASGRADLVAIGRPHLTNPAWTLMEAAKYGYAGAVWPVQYLAGKSQLDRLIERERSTRAAAEGAPPTGELT